From the genome of Streptomyces spinoverrucosus:
GCATCTACCTCGCCGACTACCTCGGCACGGTGTACGCCCTGGACGCCACCGACGGCCGCGACCGCTGGCGCATCGCCACCGAGGCCCGCACGTCCGTGGATCCGGTCCTGGTCGCCGCCGGTCACGTCCACGTCGGAAGCGGCACCGGCCTCTACACGCTGGACGCGGTCACCGGCACGCCCAAGTGGCGCTTCCAGGCGGGCGGCGACGTCGTGGGCGCCCCCTCGGTCGCCGAGGGCCGTATCCACTTCGGCGCCACCGACCACCTGCTGTACACGCTCAAGGCCGACGACGGCCGGCTGCGCTGGAAACTCGCCACCGGCGGCGAGATCACCGGCTCCCCGGTCGTCAAGGACGGGATCGTGTACGCGTGCAGCAAGGACCGCTGTGTGTACGCCCTCGACGCGGAGAAGGGCACGGGCACGGCCCGCACCGCCTGAGCGCCCGCGCCACGGGACGGCCGTCGTACCGGGCGCACGGAAGGGGTTTCCAGACGGCGGCCGTCGCTCGGGCGAGCCCGGTCTTCACCGTGCTCACCCATGACGCTACAGCGGGTGCGCGCCGGTCGCCACGCGGTGACCAGTGCCGCGACCGCGCCCCCGGAGGGGGACCCGTCATCGGACGCGGTGCCCACCGTTTCGCCGGGCGGCGAACAGCTCCGCCTGCCGCCCGGCCGGCAGATTCCCCAGCGCGATGAGTGCGGGTGCCTGCGCGTACGCCGCCGACAGGGCCGCCTCCCGGCCCGCCCACAGGGCCCGCACGGTCCCTTGCACGGCCTCGGGAGGGTACCCGGCGAGCACCGTGGCGCAGCGGCTGGCCGAAGCCAACGCCTCGCCGACCGGGGTGACTTCGGACACCAGCCCCACCTCGTACGCCCGCCGCGCCGAGATCCGTTCCGCCGTCCCCATCAGCGCGATCCGGGCGGCCTCCCCGTACGGCATCCGCTGCGCCATCAGCATCGACTCGTACGCGCTGACCATCCCGTACGTGGTGTGCGGGTCGAAGAAGGTGGCCGTCTCGTCCGCCACCACGAACTCCGCCTCCCCGAGCAGATAGAAGGCCCCGCCGCAGGCCATCCCGGCCACGGCCGCGACGACCGGCTTCCACAGGTCGTTCGCCTTCGGCCCGACCTTGAGCAGCGGATCGTCCTGCATGTACGGCGATCCCGGCTGGGGCACGGAGACGTCCCGGTCGATGCCGGTGCAGAAGGCCCGCTCCCCGGCGCCGGTGAGGACGACGGCCCGAACGGAGTCGTCGTAGCGGAACTCCCGCCAGGTGGTGGCGAGTTCGCCGGCCAGTTCGAGGTCGACGGCGTTGAGCCGCGCGGGCCGGTCGAGGGTGACGACGGCGACGCCGGTGTCCTTGTCGACGCTGACGCGGAGGCCGCTCACGCGTACACCCACTGCGGCATCCCGTCGTCGGTGAAGACGACGCGCACCTTCGCGCCGATCCGGACCCGGTCCGGCGGCAGGGAGTCGAGGCGCGCGCCGGGACGGGCGACGAGGTTGCCGACGAGCCGTATCCTCGGCGCCTCCGCCAGCTCCACGACGATCACGTTGTACGGCGCCTGCTCGGCGTAGTCGGGCAGCAGGGGCGGATGGGGGACGACGTACGACCAGACGCGCCCGAGCCCGGACATCCGGCGCCACTCGGTCGCGAAGGACTGGCAGTGCGGACAGCAGGGGCGGGGCGGAAAGCGGGGTTCGCCGCAGTCGGCGCACGCCTGGACACGCAGCTCGCCCTGGGCGGCGTACCGCCAGAAGGGGGCGCCCTCGGGATCGACGACGGGACTCAGCATGGTCGCTCCTCAACTCCTCAGCAGCAGCGCGGACGTGGGGACCCCTTCACCGGCGGTGACCAGACAGGTCGCGGCGCCCGGCACCTGGGCGGTGCTGGTCCCGCGCAGTTGCCGCACGCCCTCGGTGATGAGGTTGAACCCGTGGACGTACGCCTCGCTCAGCCCGCCACCGGCGGTGTTGAGCGGAAGCCGCCCGCCGATCTCCAGCGCGCCGCCCTCGGTGAACGCCCCACCCTCCCCTCGCCCGCAGAACCCGTATCCCTCCAGGGACAGCGGGATGAGCGGCGTGAACGCGTCGTAGATCTGCGCCACGTCCACATCCTGTGGAGTGAAGTCGGCGTGCTTCCACAGATGCCGGGCGGCGGTCCAGGCGGGCCCGGTGAGCGGGTCGTCGTTCCAGTAGTTGACCATGCCGTGGTGCTGGGCGGGCAGCCCCTGCGCGGCGGAGTGCACGTACACCGGCCGCTGCCGGCAGTCCCGGGCCCGCTCGCGTGAGACGACGACACAGGCCAACGCGCCGTCCGACTCCAGGCAGTTGTCGAAGAGGCAGAGGGGTTCGCTGATCCAGCGCGAGGTCATGTACATCTCGCGGGTGAGGGGGCGGTCGTACATGATCGCGGCGGGGTTCTGGTTGGCCCGGTTGCGGCAGGCGAGGGCCACGTTGAACAGATGGTCCCGGGTGGCCCCGTACTCGTGCATGTAGCGCCGCGTGAGCATGGCGATCTCGTCCGCCGGCCGCAGCAGCCCGAAGGGCCGCGTCCACTGGCCCGGCGTGGGCAGCTGCACGGCGGTGTTGGTCCACGGCCGGGGCCCGCTGCCCCGCTTCCGCGACCGCCAGGCCACGCCCACGCTCGCCTGCCCGGCGGCTATCGCGGCGGCGAGATGCGCCACGGTCGCGCACGAACCCCCGCCCCCGTACCCGACCTTGCTGAAGAAGGTGAGGTCACCGAACCCGACGGCCTTCGACAGCTCGACCTCGTCGGTCTCCTCCATGGTGTACGAGGCCAGCGCGTCGACCTCGCCGGGCGCGATCCCGGCGTCGTCCAGGGCGGCGAGGACGGCTCGGCAGGCGAGGGTCCGTTCGTCGTCCGGGAGGTGCTTGGCGAAGGCGGTCCGGCCGATGCCGACGATCGCGGTGGCGTCCTTGAGGCCTGCCATGTCTCTGCGCACCTCCACGCGCTGCACGGGATTGCTGACAGCCCGTCAGACTACAGCTAATCTGACGGACAGTCAGCTAACTGCCGTCGGTCGGGAGGCTGTTGTGCGCGCAGATGTGGAGCGGGGCGGGGAGTGGGGGAGCATTCCGGGCCTGGTCCGATGGGCCGCCGAGCGGTACGCGGACGTCGAGGCGGTGGTGGAGGGCCGCAGTCGGATCTCGTACGCCGAACTGGGCGCCCGAGTCGAACGAGCGGCGGCCGCCTGCCTCGCCCACGGCCTGCGCCCCGGCGACCGGGTGGCCGTCTGGGCCCCCAACTCCCTCGACTGGATCGTCTCCGCGCTGGGCGCGGTGTCGGCGGGCGGGGTCCTGGTGCCGCTGAACACCCGCTTCAAGGGTGCGGAGGCGCTGGACGTGCTGCGCAGGAGCGGGGTGCGGCTGCTGTTCGTGACGGGAACGTTCCTGGGGACGTCGTACGTGGCGTCGCTGCGCCGGGCGGCGCAACCGGGGGAACTCCCCGAGCTGGTGGTCGTCCTGGCGGAGGACGCCCCGCCGGACTTCCGCACCTGGAAGGACTTCCTGGCGGAGGGGGAGGGGATCGGTGCGGCCGAGGTCTGGAACCGGGCCTCGGCGACACCCGGTTCCTCCCCCTCGGACATCATCTTCACCTCCGGCACGACGGGCCGTCCCAAGGGCGCGGTGATCACGCACGCGCAGTCGCTGCGGGCGTACGACATCTGGGGCGACCTGGCCGGCCTGCGCCAGGGCGACCGCTATCTCATCGTCAACCCGTTCTTCCACACCTTCGGCTACAAGGCGGGCGTCCTGGCCTGCCTGATGCGGGGCGCGACGATGATCCCGCAGCCGGTCTTCAACGTCGGTACGGCACTGGCGAACATCGCGGCGGAACGCGTCTCGGTCCTCCCGGGCCCGCCGACCCTCCTCCAGTCCCTCCTCGACCACCCCTCCCGTCACGCGCACGACCTCTCCGCGCTGCGGCTGGTGGTGACGGGCGCGGCGGTCGTGCCGTTGCGGCTGGTGGAACGGCTGCGCGGGGAACTGGGCGTGGAGACGGTCCTGACGGCGTACGGCCTGTCGGAGGCGAGCGGCATCGTGACGATGTGCCGCCGGGGCGACGACCCGTCGGTGATCTCCGCGACGTCCGGGCGCGCGATCCCCGGCACGGAGGTACGCGTCGACGCACC
Proteins encoded in this window:
- a CDS encoding enoyl-CoA hydratase/isomerase family protein, producing MSGLRVSVDKDTGVAVVTLDRPARLNAVDLELAGELATTWREFRYDDSVRAVVLTGAGERAFCTGIDRDVSVPQPGSPYMQDDPLLKVGPKANDLWKPVVAAVAGMACGGAFYLLGEAEFVVADETATFFDPHTTYGMVSAYESMLMAQRMPYGEAARIALMGTAERISARRAYEVGLVSEVTPVGEALASASRCATVLAGYPPEAVQGTVRALWAGREAALSAAYAQAPALIALGNLPAGRQAELFAARRNGGHRVR
- a CDS encoding Zn-ribbon domain-containing OB-fold protein, translating into MLSPVVDPEGAPFWRYAAQGELRVQACADCGEPRFPPRPCCPHCQSFATEWRRMSGLGRVWSYVVPHPPLLPDYAEQAPYNVIVVELAEAPRIRLVGNLVARPGARLDSLPPDRVRIGAKVRVVFTDDGMPQWVYA
- a CDS encoding lipid-transfer protein, which produces MAGLKDATAIVGIGRTAFAKHLPDDERTLACRAVLAALDDAGIAPGEVDALASYTMEETDEVELSKAVGFGDLTFFSKVGYGGGGSCATVAHLAAAIAAGQASVGVAWRSRKRGSGPRPWTNTAVQLPTPGQWTRPFGLLRPADEIAMLTRRYMHEYGATRDHLFNVALACRNRANQNPAAIMYDRPLTREMYMTSRWISEPLCLFDNCLESDGALACVVVSRERARDCRQRPVYVHSAAQGLPAQHHGMVNYWNDDPLTGPAWTAARHLWKHADFTPQDVDVAQIYDAFTPLIPLSLEGYGFCGRGEGGAFTEGGALEIGGRLPLNTAGGGLSEAYVHGFNLITEGVRQLRGTSTAQVPGAATCLVTAGEGVPTSALLLRS
- a CDS encoding FadD3 family acyl-CoA ligase, translated to MRADVERGGEWGSIPGLVRWAAERYADVEAVVEGRSRISYAELGARVERAAAACLAHGLRPGDRVAVWAPNSLDWIVSALGAVSAGGVLVPLNTRFKGAEALDVLRRSGVRLLFVTGTFLGTSYVASLRRAAQPGELPELVVVLAEDAPPDFRTWKDFLAEGEGIGAAEVWNRASATPGSSPSDIIFTSGTTGRPKGAVITHAQSLRAYDIWGDLAGLRQGDRYLIVNPFFHTFGYKAGVLACLMRGATMIPQPVFNVGTALANIAAERVSVLPGPPTLLQSLLDHPSRHAHDLSALRLVVTGAAVVPLRLVERLRGELGVETVLTAYGLSEASGIVTMCRRGDDPSVISATSGRAIPGTEVRVDAPLGTPGEVLVRGFNVMRGYYEDQSATEEVMTADGWLRTGDVGVMDDSGNLRITDRIKDMFIVGGFNAYPAEIEQLLGLHPDVADVAVIGVPDARLGEVGKAYVVRRAGAVLTGDDLIAWARREMANYKVPRVVEFVGELPRNASGKVVKGRLRVGG